One Bermanella sp. WJH001 genomic region harbors:
- the secD gene encoding protein translocase subunit SecD, protein MLNKYPLWKYLLIVMVCALGVIYSLPNLYPPDAAVQITPAKSGDAVDEYTLNKALSALDGAGVVYFGEELQESKTALIRIEDPDLQLQAKGVIQRELGDNFIVALNLAPTTPQWLMDMGAGPMTLGLDLSGGVHFLMEVDMEEFLNQRVTGYRDMLKRNFREQKLRYKRVIAGDEHRIDVKFSKEDVRDEAENFVRREYPEFLTKTQDKEDGFWLELQLTAAKIKEFEDYALKQNLTTIRNRVNELGVAEPLVQRQGRNRIVIELPGVQDTAAAKKTLGKAANLEFRLEALSSASRFSTEEYSFKDPTRGRSARLEKAIIVTGDNVSDAKPSFDQNGQPMVEITLDGTGGAMMGQVTKKSLKRRMAVLFVEHKVRTRYENQDGEEVAVEDKYVEKKIISLATIQGVFGSKFQVTGLEGPEASELALLLRAGALAAPMYFVEERTVGPSLGKENIQLGVNSVQIGLAMVLIFMLVYYRTFGLVANIALAFNLTLLLAVMSVIGATLTLPGIAGIVLTVGMAVDANVLIFARIREELKAGLNPQQAIHSGYDKAFLTILDANITTLIVAVILFAVGTGPVKGFAVTLSIGIITSMFTAIVLTRAMINMIYGGRRVEKLSIGGV, encoded by the coding sequence ATGCTCAATAAGTACCCCTTGTGGAAATATCTACTCATCGTCATGGTTTGTGCTTTAGGGGTTATTTATTCCCTGCCAAACTTATATCCACCTGATGCCGCTGTGCAAATTACACCCGCTAAAAGTGGTGATGCGGTTGATGAATACACCTTAAACAAAGCCTTATCAGCATTAGATGGTGCCGGTGTTGTGTATTTTGGTGAAGAGCTGCAAGAAAGTAAGACAGCCCTTATCCGCATTGAAGATCCTGATCTACAGCTACAAGCCAAAGGTGTGATCCAGCGTGAGCTTGGTGATAACTTTATTGTGGCCTTGAACTTAGCACCAACCACGCCACAATGGTTAATGGACATGGGTGCAGGCCCTATGACATTGGGTCTTGATTTAAGTGGTGGTGTGCACTTCTTAATGGAAGTGGACATGGAAGAGTTCCTAAATCAGCGTGTCACAGGCTACCGTGATATGTTGAAGCGTAATTTCCGTGAGCAAAAATTACGTTATAAGCGTGTTATCGCCGGTGATGAGCACCGCATTGATGTGAAATTCAGTAAAGAAGACGTGCGTGATGAAGCTGAAAACTTTGTACGTCGTGAGTACCCAGAATTTTTAACCAAAACCCAAGACAAAGAAGATGGTTTTTGGTTAGAGCTGCAATTAACCGCAGCCAAAATTAAAGAATTTGAAGACTACGCTCTAAAACAAAACTTAACCACTATACGTAATCGTGTGAACGAATTAGGTGTGGCAGAGCCATTGGTACAGCGTCAAGGTCGTAACCGTATCGTAATCGAGCTGCCGGGTGTACAAGATACAGCCGCTGCGAAAAAAACCTTGGGTAAAGCCGCTAACCTTGAGTTTCGTTTAGAAGCCCTTTCAAGTGCCAGCCGCTTCAGTACCGAAGAGTATTCCTTCAAAGATCCTACCCGTGGCCGCAGTGCTCGTTTAGAAAAAGCCATCATCGTAACCGGTGATAACGTTTCAGATGCCAAACCAAGCTTTGACCAAAATGGTCAGCCAATGGTTGAAATTACCCTAGACGGAACCGGTGGTGCCATGATGGGCCAAGTGACCAAAAAATCTTTAAAGCGTCGCATGGCGGTATTATTTGTTGAGCACAAAGTACGTACCCGTTATGAAAATCAAGACGGCGAAGAAGTGGCGGTTGAAGACAAATACGTCGAGAAAAAAATCATTTCACTTGCCACCATTCAAGGTGTGTTTGGCAGCAAGTTCCAAGTGACCGGTTTAGAAGGTCCAGAAGCATCTGAACTTGCGTTACTACTTCGTGCAGGTGCACTGGCCGCGCCGATGTACTTTGTTGAAGAGCGCACAGTGGGCCCAAGCCTAGGTAAAGAAAACATTCAACTAGGTGTCAACAGTGTGCAAATTGGTTTAGCCATGGTGCTGATCTTTATGTTGGTTTACTACCGTACCTTTGGTTTGGTTGCCAACATCGCATTGGCATTTAACTTAACTTTATTGCTGGCGGTTATGTCGGTGATTGGTGCCACGTTAACTTTGCCTGGTATTGCCGGTATCGTATTAACCGTTGGTATGGCGGTGGATGCAAACGTGCTCATATTTGCGCGCATACGCGAAGAATTAAAAGCGGGTTTAAATCCGCAACAAGCTATTCATAGTGGTTATGACAAAGCCTTTTTAACCATTTTAGATGCCAACATCACTACATTAATTGTGGCTGTGATTTTGTTTGCCGTGGGTACGGGCCCAGTTAAAGGTTTTGCTGTGACTTTAAGCATCGGTATTATCACCTCAATGTTTACGGCCATTGTTTTAACTCGTGCCATGATCAATATGATTTATGGTGGTCGTCGTGTTGAAAAATTATCTATTGGGGGCGTTTAA
- the yajC gene encoding preprotein translocase subunit YajC translates to MSKLTLLLAAFLPAAAFAEGAPAAAGGGIEQLIFLGGFVLIFYFLLWRPQSKRAKEHKALLASLEKGSEVVTSGGILGRVTKVTDDFAILKVAEGVELPVQKQAVAAVLPKGTIKSVNE, encoded by the coding sequence ATGTCTAAATTGACTCTACTATTAGCGGCATTTCTACCAGCCGCGGCATTTGCCGAAGGTGCACCAGCGGCTGCTGGTGGCGGTATTGAACAGCTTATCTTCTTGGGCGGTTTTGTATTAATCTTTTACTTCCTACTATGGCGTCCACAATCTAAGCGTGCAAAAGAGCACAAAGCGCTATTGGCTTCTCTAGAAAAAGGTTCTGAGGTAGTAACGTCTGGCGGTATCCTTGGTCGTGTAACAAAAGTGACGGATGATTTTGCCATCTTAAAAGTAGCTGAAGGTGTTGAGCTTCCGGTTCAAAAGCAAGCAGTTGCTGCGGTACTACCAAAAGGCACTATTAAGTCTGTTAACGAATAA
- the tgt gene encoding tRNA guanosine(34) transglycosylase Tgt: protein MKFDLKKTDGKARRGTLSFPRGDIQTPAFMPVGTYGSVKGMLPRDVKDTGAEIILGNTFHLWLRPGIDIVKSAGSLHNFMQWDKPILTDSGGFQVFSLGKMRKITEKGVTFRSPVNGDKVELTPEKSMEIQAALGSDIVMIFDECTPYPATHKEAKDSMEMSLRWAKRSKDAHGDSESALFGIIQGGMYEDLRDVSLAGLTDIEFDGYAIGGLSVGEPKEDMVRILDHLAHKMPENKPRYLMGVGKPEDLVEGVRRGVDMFDCVMPTRNARNGHLFTDTGVLKLRNASNKTDHGPIDETCDCYTCQNFSRAYLHHLDKSKEIQGCTLNTIHNLHFYQTVMAGLRKALEEGTLSAFVEEFYAKRGKPVPPLAD from the coding sequence ATGAAATTTGATTTAAAAAAGACGGACGGTAAAGCCCGCCGTGGCACCTTAAGTTTCCCTCGTGGTGACATTCAAACCCCAGCGTTTATGCCAGTGGGCACATACGGCAGTGTAAAAGGCATGTTGCCCCGTGATGTAAAAGACACCGGCGCTGAGATCATTTTGGGCAATACCTTCCATCTTTGGTTACGCCCAGGTATCGACATTGTAAAAAGCGCAGGCAGCCTGCATAACTTCATGCAGTGGGATAAGCCCATCCTAACCGACAGCGGCGGTTTTCAGGTATTTAGCTTGGGTAAAATGCGTAAAATCACTGAAAAAGGCGTGACGTTTCGCAGCCCAGTGAACGGCGATAAAGTTGAATTAACCCCAGAAAAATCCATGGAAATCCAAGCGGCTTTGGGCAGTGATATTGTGATGATCTTTGATGAGTGCACGCCATACCCGGCTACTCATAAAGAAGCCAAAGACAGTATGGAAATGAGCTTACGCTGGGCCAAGCGCTCAAAAGATGCCCATGGTGACAGCGAGTCTGCGTTGTTTGGTATTATCCAAGGTGGCATGTACGAAGACCTGCGCGATGTGAGTCTTGCGGGTTTAACCGATATTGAGTTCGACGGTTATGCCATTGGTGGTTTATCTGTGGGTGAGCCTAAAGAAGACATGGTGCGTATCCTTGATCATCTCGCGCACAAAATGCCAGAAAACAAACCACGCTACTTAATGGGTGTGGGCAAGCCAGAAGACTTGGTTGAAGGTGTGCGCCGCGGTGTGGATATGTTTGACTGCGTGATGCCAACCCGCAACGCACGTAATGGTCATTTATTCACCGATACTGGCGTATTAAAGTTGCGTAATGCATCCAATAAAACCGATCACGGGCCCATTGATGAAACCTGTGACTGTTACACCTGTCAGAACTTCAGCCGTGCTTACTTACACCATCTAGATAAAAGTAAAGAGATCCAAGGTTGTACTTTGAACACGATTCATAACCTGCATTTTTATCAAACCGTCATGGCTGGTTTGCGCAAGGCACTTGAAGAAGGTACATTGAGCGCCTTTGTTGAAGAGTTTTACGCTAAGCGTGGTAAACCTGTACCGCCATTAGCTGATTAA
- the queA gene encoding tRNA preQ1(34) S-adenosylmethionine ribosyltransferase-isomerase QueA: MKTSDFTFDLPDELIARYPQAVRSSSRLLCLQDGQLAHKQFTDLLDLVEPGDLMVFNNTRVIPARLFGQKESGGKLEALIERVTSDTTALSHIKCSRAPKPGTVILLEGLAVEVTGRQDALFELSFQLPQGTSLVDWLEQVGHMPLPPYMEREDELSDRERYQTVYNKKPGAVAAPTAGLHFDDAFLTALKDKGVNMAFVTLHVGAGTFQPVKVDDVHSHKMHSEWLEVTQETCDAIAQTKAAGKRVVAVGTTSVRSLESASNTAEALAAGKILPYSGETEIFIFPGFEFKTVDALVTNFHLPESTLIMLVSAFAGRGPVLNAYNEAVKNQYRFFSYGDAMFLTKNLAAKDLWEQ; encoded by the coding sequence ATGAAAACCAGTGATTTTACCTTTGATTTGCCCGATGAGCTGATTGCACGTTATCCACAGGCTGTGCGTTCAAGCAGTCGTCTGTTGTGCTTACAAGATGGCCAGCTTGCCCATAAGCAATTTACGGATTTGCTTGATCTGGTTGAGCCTGGCGATCTGATGGTATTTAACAATACCCGTGTTATTCCGGCGCGCTTATTTGGTCAAAAAGAAAGTGGCGGCAAATTAGAGGCGTTAATTGAACGTGTTACCTCTGACACCACGGCGTTAAGTCATATTAAATGCTCCCGTGCACCAAAGCCGGGTACGGTGATTCTTTTAGAGGGGTTGGCGGTTGAAGTGACAGGGCGTCAAGATGCCTTGTTTGAGTTGAGTTTTCAGTTGCCACAAGGCACCAGCTTGGTGGATTGGTTAGAGCAAGTGGGTCATATGCCCTTGCCACCATATATGGAACGCGAAGACGAGTTAAGTGACCGCGAGCGTTACCAAACGGTTTACAACAAAAAGCCCGGTGCCGTGGCGGCACCAACCGCCGGTTTGCATTTTGACGATGCCTTTTTAACGGCATTAAAAGATAAAGGTGTGAACATGGCCTTTGTTACCTTGCACGTAGGGGCCGGTACTTTTCAGCCAGTGAAAGTGGATGATGTACACAGCCACAAAATGCATAGCGAATGGTTAGAAGTGACTCAAGAAACCTGTGATGCCATTGCTCAAACCAAAGCAGCGGGCAAGCGAGTAGTGGCTGTGGGTACCACCAGTGTGCGCAGCCTAGAAAGTGCCAGCAATACAGCCGAGGCATTGGCGGCGGGTAAAATTTTGCCTTATTCAGGTGAAACCGAAATTTTTATTTTCCCAGGCTTCGAATTTAAAACCGTGGATGCTTTGGTGACCAATTTTCACTTGCCGGAATCCACGTTGATTATGTTGGTCAGTGCCTTTGCAGGTCGTGGCCCTGTGTTAAATGCCTATAACGAGGCGGTAAAAAACCAATATCGTTTCTTTAGTTACGGCGATGCCATGTTCTTAACAAAGAACTTGGCGGCAAAAGATTTGTGGGAACAGTAA